One window from the genome of Spiractinospora alimapuensis encodes:
- a CDS encoding response regulator, translating into MIRVLLVDDQPLIRGGFRALLDAEDDIAVVGEAPDGEQGLTLAREHLPDVVLADVQMPVMDGIEATRRIAADPALDGCHVVILTNYGVDEYVFNALRAGAAGFLVKDIDPPELLHGVRVAARGEALLAPAITRRLIQEYVARPPLSASLARVDELTNREQEVVALVARGLSNDEIARQMVISPATAKTHVSRAMIKTGVRDRAQLVVLAYESGLVTIRRDGFA; encoded by the coding sequence GTGATCCGGGTGCTCCTGGTCGACGACCAGCCACTGATCCGCGGCGGATTCCGAGCGCTGCTGGACGCCGAGGACGACATCGCCGTCGTCGGCGAGGCGCCCGACGGAGAGCAGGGCCTTACCCTGGCCCGGGAACACCTGCCGGACGTGGTGCTGGCCGACGTGCAGATGCCCGTCATGGACGGCATCGAGGCGACCCGGAGAATCGCCGCGGATCCCGCCCTCGATGGGTGTCACGTGGTGATCCTGACTAACTACGGCGTCGACGAGTACGTGTTCAACGCCCTGCGGGCCGGAGCCGCCGGGTTCCTCGTCAAGGACATCGACCCTCCGGAGCTCCTGCACGGTGTGCGGGTCGCGGCACGCGGTGAGGCCCTGCTCGCGCCGGCCATCACGCGACGCCTCATTCAGGAGTACGTCGCACGGCCACCACTCTCAGCGTCCCTCGCACGGGTGGACGAGCTCACCAACCGGGAGCAGGAGGTCGTGGCACTGGTGGCTCGGGGCCTGTCCAACGACGAGATCGCGCGGCAGATGGTGATCAGTCCCGCGACGGCCAAGACGCACGTCAGCCGCGCGATGATCAAAACCGGCGTACGCGACCGGGCCCAGCTCGTCGTCCTCGCCTACGAGTCCGGCCTCGTCACCATCCGCCGCGACGGCTTCGCCTGA
- a CDS encoding TetR/AcrR family transcriptional regulator: MPPPNRARRDALADAAIDVLARDGSHGLTHRAVDDRADAPNGTTSRYFRSRAALLEAVAERLTDRLRQRIDGLDPAPTDPVTLTDSLVATIMGMLDGNRSMALALMELHLEGNRSPVVRAAVSSALSARVDLIRGRCRSAGVEVSLKDAQLLDTTITGILFTTITVHASDDPLPLVRAMVQRTLTGQLLDS; encoded by the coding sequence GTGCCGCCACCCAATCGGGCGCGCCGCGACGCCCTCGCGGACGCCGCCATCGACGTGCTCGCGCGGGACGGCTCACACGGGCTCACCCACCGTGCCGTCGACGACAGGGCCGACGCCCCCAACGGGACCACCTCGCGCTACTTTCGCTCCCGGGCGGCGCTCCTGGAGGCGGTGGCCGAACGCCTGACGGACCGGCTGCGGCAGCGAATCGACGGCTTGGACCCCGCCCCAACGGACCCGGTGACCCTGACGGACTCACTGGTCGCGACGATCATGGGGATGCTTGACGGGAACCGGTCCATGGCGCTGGCCCTGATGGAGCTTCACCTCGAGGGCAACCGCTCGCCGGTCGTACGCGCCGCGGTGTCGAGCGCCCTTTCCGCCCGGGTGGACCTGATCCGCGGCCGGTGTCGGTCCGCTGGTGTCGAAGTGTCCCTCAAGGACGCACAACTCCTGGACACCACGATCACGGGGATCCTGTTCACCACCATCACCGTGCACGCCTCCGACGATCCTCTCCCCCTGGTCCGCGCCATGGTCCAGCGGACCCTCACCGGACAGCTCCTCGACTCCTGA
- a CDS encoding sensor histidine kinase, which yields MQLRWMPGPGPARELAIVGVSAVLVLVSGALGSIDAGGLAVHDYPLLLSGPALLLFRNRTPRAVLVGALLSLLVNSAVQPEVGPHVALPALVALFTAVNHGYRGFAAAAVLPTIGAAALAEVSQASGPSGDGLQELMLSVGWFVAAGILGEATRQHTAYVREVEGRAAEARRTQEEAALRRAGEERLRIARELHDSLTHAISIIKVQAGVAAHLTRKRGEEVPEALVAIQEASGDATRELRATLEVLRRPADDPDDRPGLGQLEALVERSRGAGVPATVTVRGGADAVSADTDRAAYRIVQEALTNVTRHANPTTVRVEVSYETDVVRVAVENDGPWLGAQPPTPGTGLRGMRERASALGGWVRAEPGPEGGFRVEAELPREAPVEAPT from the coding sequence ATGCAGCTTCGATGGATGCCGGGGCCCGGCCCCGCCCGCGAACTGGCGATCGTCGGCGTGTCGGCCGTCCTCGTTCTGGTGAGCGGGGCTTTGGGTTCGATCGACGCCGGCGGACTGGCGGTCCATGACTATCCGCTCCTGCTCAGTGGACCGGCGTTGCTCCTGTTCCGGAACCGGACGCCTCGCGCCGTCCTGGTGGGGGCCCTGCTGTCACTGCTGGTCAACTCGGCGGTCCAGCCGGAGGTCGGCCCGCATGTGGCGCTGCCCGCCCTCGTCGCCCTGTTCACTGCGGTGAACCACGGCTACCGGGGCTTCGCGGCCGCAGCCGTGCTGCCCACCATCGGCGCCGCGGCTCTCGCGGAGGTGAGCCAGGCCAGCGGGCCGAGCGGAGACGGTCTACAGGAACTCATGCTCTCGGTCGGCTGGTTCGTGGCCGCGGGGATCCTCGGCGAGGCCACCCGCCAGCACACCGCCTATGTGCGCGAGGTGGAGGGGCGTGCCGCCGAGGCCCGCCGAACCCAGGAGGAGGCCGCACTACGCCGCGCCGGAGAGGAGCGTCTCCGGATCGCCCGCGAACTCCACGACTCTCTGACCCACGCCATCTCGATCATCAAGGTCCAGGCGGGGGTGGCTGCCCACCTGACCCGCAAGCGCGGCGAGGAGGTGCCCGAGGCACTAGTCGCCATCCAGGAGGCCAGCGGGGACGCGACCCGCGAGCTCCGCGCCACCCTCGAGGTGCTGCGACGGCCGGCGGACGACCCGGACGACCGGCCGGGGTTGGGACAGTTGGAGGCGCTGGTGGAACGTTCCCGCGGTGCGGGAGTCCCCGCCACCGTCACCGTTCGCGGCGGCGCCGACGCCGTCTCGGCCGACACCGACCGTGCCGCGTACAGGATCGTGCAGGAGGCGCTGACCAACGTGACACGCCACGCGAACCCCACCACTGTCCGCGTCGAGGTGTCCTACGAAACCGACGTGGTCCGTGTCGCCGTGGAGAACGACGGCCCCTGGCTCGGCGCCCAGCCGCCCACGCCGGGAACCGGCCTCCGAGGTATGCGGGAGCGCGCCTCCGCCCTTGGTGGTTGGGTGCGCGCGGAGCCCGGACCCGAGGGCGGTTTCCGGGTGGAGGCAGAGCTCCCCCGGGAGGCGCCCGTGGAGGCCCCGACGTGA
- a CDS encoding class I SAM-dependent methyltransferase — protein MSREIVNTHQYQAWNGYEGQHWANNNDRYDAMVGGMNRALFGAADIRSADHVLDIGCGAGLTTRRAATLAPEGHAHGVDLSAPMLVRAREVAEEKLIANVSFEQGDAQVHPFPLASYDVVISRGGVWYFSDSVAAFTNIASALRAGGRLAIMTPSTEEPETGGFPDLLRIMREFVPDTPTLAVEEDTTGTDTLSTPEGVSNVLTAAGFVDVRSESAPVTQFLGRDAEEAATFMFEMGPIRHWFGDVDEEAEGAARAAVVRALEEHVDVRRGVRQPTPSLVTTARKPG, from the coding sequence ATGTCGCGGGAGATCGTCAACACACACCAGTACCAGGCCTGGAACGGCTACGAGGGCCAGCACTGGGCCAACAACAACGACCGCTACGACGCCATGGTCGGAGGCATGAATCGTGCACTGTTCGGCGCGGCCGACATCCGTTCGGCGGACCACGTGCTGGACATCGGCTGCGGAGCGGGGCTCACGACCCGTCGTGCCGCGACGTTGGCACCTGAGGGGCACGCGCACGGTGTCGACCTGTCGGCACCGATGCTGGTCCGCGCGCGGGAGGTGGCCGAGGAGAAACTGATCGCCAATGTGTCCTTCGAGCAGGGGGACGCCCAGGTCCACCCCTTTCCTCTGGCGTCCTACGACGTGGTCATCAGCCGGGGCGGCGTGTGGTACTTCAGCGACTCGGTCGCCGCGTTCACCAACATCGCCTCCGCGCTGCGGGCGGGAGGACGGCTCGCCATCATGACCCCCTCCACCGAGGAGCCTGAGACCGGGGGATTCCCGGACCTTCTCCGGATCATGCGGGAGTTCGTTCCGGACACACCAACGCTGGCCGTCGAGGAGGACACGACCGGGACCGACACGCTCTCCACACCCGAAGGCGTATCCAACGTTCTGACGGCGGCCGGGTTCGTCGACGTTCGGTCGGAGTCGGCACCCGTCACCCAGTTCCTGGGTCGGGACGCCGAGGAGGCGGCCACGTTCATGTTCGAGATGGGGCCCATCCGCCACTGGTTCGGCGACGTGGACGAAGAGGCCGAAGGGGCAGCGCGCGCGGCCGTGGTGCGTGCGTTGGAGGAACACGTCGACGTTCGCCGGGGCGTGCGGCAGCCGACGCCCAGCCTGGTCACCACAGCGCGGAAGCCCGGGTAG
- a CDS encoding FAD-dependent monooxygenase, translating into MYDVLIVGGGPSGLMAAHELALAGVSCRILERRREESNVTRAFALHARALELLDARRLGDGLVARGNPLRRVAPAYASQVEFGQLDTRYPMLLVVPQSGTEELLTERVAEFGVEILRGAEVADVDQDDDEVRLRLTDGTTHTASYVIGADGAHSTIRERVGAGFTGDTYELPMLLADVQLAPGARPSLSKVGRAGVVVALPFGNDWYRVGAWLLDPLPQGTDPRTDHIRAAFLEIAGTDHGMGEARWITRFTAERRQAQHYRVGRTFLVGDAAHVNSPIGGQGMNTGIQDSVNLGWKLSAAVQGWAPPWLLGSYHAERHPVGTEVLAMTDRLTSIVLTGSRLRLAAHRHLMTALLATPHGRDAILGRISGLALSYPSVVPGDSAPHPLVGRRAPDGPTDHGRLYEVLRDATFVLLSNAPPTDGPRLEATDESVSAAAPPWNGRVRQVRPLNPMAATHVLVRPDGYVAWAGDSTAACDQAIRTWCGSA; encoded by the coding sequence ATGTACGACGTACTCATCGTGGGCGGGGGACCCAGCGGCCTGATGGCCGCCCACGAACTGGCCCTGGCCGGCGTCTCCTGCCGGATCCTGGAACGGCGCCGCGAGGAGTCCAACGTCACCCGGGCGTTCGCGCTCCACGCCCGGGCGCTGGAGCTACTGGACGCCCGCCGGCTCGGGGACGGCCTCGTCGCACGCGGCAACCCGCTGCGACGCGTCGCCCCCGCCTACGCGTCCCAGGTGGAGTTCGGACAGTTGGACACCCGCTACCCCATGCTCTTGGTCGTACCGCAGAGCGGCACCGAAGAACTCCTCACCGAACGCGTGGCGGAGTTCGGTGTCGAGATCCTCCGCGGCGCGGAGGTCGCCGACGTCGACCAGGACGACGACGAGGTGCGTCTGCGCCTCACTGACGGCACGACGCACACCGCCTCCTACGTGATCGGCGCGGACGGGGCGCACAGCACCATCCGGGAACGGGTCGGCGCGGGGTTCACCGGTGATACCTACGAGCTCCCCATGCTCCTGGCGGACGTCCAGCTCGCTCCCGGGGCCAGGCCGTCCCTGAGCAAGGTGGGCCGAGCGGGCGTGGTCGTCGCCCTGCCGTTCGGGAACGACTGGTATCGGGTGGGCGCGTGGCTGCTGGACCCGCTCCCGCAAGGGACCGATCCCCGGACCGACCACATCCGCGCGGCGTTCCTCGAGATCGCCGGAACGGATCACGGGATGGGTGAAGCCCGGTGGATCACCCGGTTCACCGCCGAACGCCGCCAGGCACAGCACTACCGAGTGGGGAGGACGTTCCTTGTCGGCGACGCCGCGCACGTCAACTCCCCCATCGGAGGCCAGGGCATGAACACCGGAATCCAGGACTCCGTCAACCTCGGATGGAAGTTGTCGGCCGCGGTCCAGGGGTGGGCACCGCCGTGGCTTCTCGGCTCCTACCACGCCGAACGCCACCCGGTCGGAACCGAGGTACTCGCGATGACCGACCGACTCACCTCCATCGTCCTCACCGGCTCCCGGCTGCGGCTGGCAGCGCACCGCCATCTGATGACGGCGCTGCTGGCCACGCCCCACGGCCGGGACGCCATCCTGGGGCGCATCAGCGGACTGGCCCTCTCCTATCCCTCGGTGGTGCCCGGCGACTCCGCTCCCCATCCCCTCGTGGGCCGCCGCGCACCCGACGGCCCGACCGACCACGGACGGCTCTACGAGGTGCTGAGGGACGCGACGTTCGTTCTGCTGTCCAACGCACCGCCCACCGACGGCCCCCGGCTCGAGGCCACCGACGAATCCGTGTCCGCGGCGGCCCCGCCGTGGAACGGCCGCGTACGCCAGGTGCGTCCACTGAACCCGATGGCGGCGACACACGTCCTCGTTCGCCCTGACGGCTACGTGGCCTGGGCGGGTGACTCCACGGCCGCGTGTGACCAGGCGATCAGGACGTGGTGCGGGTCGGCCTAG